From Bacteroidota bacterium, the proteins below share one genomic window:
- a CDS encoding flavin reductase family protein: protein MKQTFDPTVLSHPETHRLLLGGVAPRPIAFVSTMDAAGNVNLAPFSFFNAFGVNPPIVCFSPAFSGKTGAPKHTLLNLLETKECTISIVNYEMVHQASLASAPFERGVDEFVKAGFTKLPSQRVAPPGVAESPFVMEAKLVQHVDFGGKPGSANMLICEVLLMHINTNVINEAGAVDPRLMDHVARMGGPWYTRAAQGLFKLPQPTTIKFGFDELPEDIRTSPFLSGNDLARLLDVETLPTFPPSFDPSSRAERHQRAKELIENDDIESAWNVLLK, encoded by the coding sequence ATGAAACAGACGTTCGATCCCACGGTACTCTCACATCCGGAAACTCACCGTCTTTTGCTCGGCGGGGTCGCACCGCGTCCGATCGCATTCGTATCGACGATGGATGCTGCGGGCAACGTCAATCTCGCGCCGTTTAGCTTCTTCAATGCATTCGGCGTGAATCCGCCGATCGTCTGTTTCAGTCCGGCCTTCAGCGGCAAGACCGGCGCCCCGAAACACACGCTGTTGAACCTGCTCGAAACGAAGGAGTGTACGATCTCCATCGTGAACTACGAGATGGTCCACCAGGCAAGCCTTGCCTCCGCTCCGTTCGAGCGTGGCGTCGATGAGTTCGTCAAAGCCGGCTTTACCAAACTCCCCTCACAGCGCGTGGCTCCGCCGGGCGTGGCTGAAAGCCCCTTCGTGATGGAAGCTAAGTTGGTCCAACATGTCGATTTCGGCGGCAAGCCCGGCAGCGCGAACATGCTCATCTGCGAGGTGCTATTGATGCACATCAATACCAATGTGATCAACGAGGCGGGCGCGGTGGATCCGCGTTTGATGGATCATGTCGCGAGAATGGGTGGCCCATGGTACACCCGTGCTGCACAAGGGTTGTTCAAACTGCCTCAACCAACAACCATCAAGTTCGGCTTCGACGAGTTACCGGAGGACATCCGAACCAGCCCGTTTCTCAGTGGCAACGATCTCGCGCGATTGCTTGACGTTGAGACGCTTCCCACCTTCCCTCCGTCGTTCGACCCCTCCTCACGCGCAGAACGTCACCAGCGGGCCAAGGAGCTCATTGAGAACGACGATATTGAGTCCGCCTGGAATGTTCTGCTCAAATAG
- a CDS encoding RNA-binding protein has translation MAEAIATKESRVAVGKKLYVGSLPYTWTVEQLESLFAPFGRVSSTAIVSDMVTKKSKGFGFVEMDNEDAAQKAMGELNGKEIEGRPLTVREAKPNMEKRSRGEDSMNNRRYEYNDPTGTDTSGRSYGNRNGWW, from the coding sequence ATGGCAGAAGCTATCGCCACCAAAGAGTCACGTGTTGCTGTCGGAAAGAAATTGTATGTAGGCTCGTTGCCCTACACCTGGACGGTCGAGCAGTTGGAATCGCTCTTCGCGCCGTTCGGCCGCGTCTCAAGCACCGCGATCGTCAGCGATATGGTCACCAAGAAGTCGAAGGGTTTCGGCTTCGTCGAGATGGATAACGAGGACGCCGCGCAGAAGGCGATGGGCGAACTCAACGGCAAGGAGATCGAGGGGCGTCCGCTCACGGTCCGCGAAGCAAAGCCGAACATGGAGAAGCGCTCGCGCGGTGAGGATTCGATGAACAACCGCCGCTACGAATACAACGACCCGACCGGCACCGATACCTCGGGCCGCAGCTACGGCAACCGCAATGGGTGGTGGTAA
- the nadC gene encoding carboxylating nicotinate-nucleotide diphosphorylase: MTQDERNIIIAALDEDTGAGDPTSEATVDPAIMGNAYFLAKANGVLSGMEIALEVFGLYAERSARRDAVATKLLVSSGNPVTHGMKLAFVNAPLDILLGAERVALNFLQRMSGIATMTKKFVDAVAGTNATIIDTRKTAPLLRPFDRAAVRAGGGTNNRYSLGDMILVKDNHIAANGGDLVVLIEKLRNYRRSHPQLLIELEVTTLAQFETVLERGVGVIDRVMFDNFPLDKLAEGVKRNVGTFETEASGGVNLSNVRAIAETGVDLISVGSLTHSVTGLDISLEIE; the protein is encoded by the coding sequence ATGACGCAAGACGAACGCAACATCATCATCGCCGCCCTCGACGAAGACACCGGCGCCGGCGACCCGACGAGCGAAGCCACGGTCGATCCTGCCATCATGGGCAACGCCTATTTCCTTGCAAAGGCGAATGGCGTGCTGAGCGGCATGGAGATTGCGCTCGAGGTCTTCGGACTCTATGCCGAACGCAGTGCCCGACGTGATGCGGTCGCGACGAAGCTCCTCGTTTCGAGCGGAAACCCGGTGACGCATGGAATGAAGCTTGCGTTCGTCAACGCGCCGCTCGACATTCTGCTCGGCGCCGAACGCGTTGCGCTAAATTTCCTGCAACGAATGAGCGGCATCGCGACGATGACCAAGAAATTCGTCGATGCGGTCGCCGGGACGAACGCTACCATTATCGATACGCGAAAAACCGCGCCGTTACTCCGGCCGTTCGATCGGGCGGCTGTACGGGCCGGTGGCGGGACGAACAACCGATACTCCCTCGGCGACATGATTTTGGTGAAGGATAACCACATTGCCGCTAATGGTGGCGACCTTGTCGTGTTGATCGAAAAACTTCGCAACTACCGCAGGTCCCATCCCCAGCTTCTGATCGAACTCGAGGTAACAACTTTGGCGCAATTCGAGACCGTTCTCGAACGCGGCGTCGGTGTCATCGATCGTGTCATGTTCGATAATTTCCCGCTCGACAAATTGGCCGAAGGCGTCAAGCGTAATGTCGGCACGTTCGAGACCGAAGCATCCGGCGGAGTGAACCTCTCAAACGTCCGAGCAATTGCCGAAACCGGCGTCGACCTCATCTCCGTCGGCTCCCTTACGCATTCGGTGACGGGGCTGGATATTTCACTCGAGATCGAGTAG
- a CDS encoding type III pantothenate kinase, whose amino-acid sequence MILAVDIGNTRTTYGVFGENELAHSFSQPTASFTAHSMNLAEELLAIGVPSDVLIASVVPAASPRAHEELQRLFPSARVRTLKNTDVPIINRYRHPEQVGIDRLLGSLAGHTLYAKAHHKPLIAIDLGTATTFDCVTVAGEYLGGVIALGIESSAKHLSSIAAQLPPVDLTFPEHALGRSTMESMQSGILYGAVDAIEGMIRRLTTDGFGGGTPVVVATGGLAHLLRGHTTIIDHIDSALVLRGIALTYSSL is encoded by the coding sequence ATGATACTTGCTGTTGATATCGGGAATACGCGAACGACGTACGGGGTCTTTGGTGAGAACGAACTTGCCCATTCCTTCTCGCAACCAACCGCGTCGTTCACTGCGCACTCTATGAATTTGGCAGAGGAGCTACTGGCAATCGGTGTCCCGAGCGACGTGCTCATCGCCTCCGTAGTGCCAGCAGCAAGTCCCCGCGCACATGAAGAGCTTCAGCGGCTCTTCCCCAGCGCACGAGTTCGGACGCTGAAGAACACCGACGTGCCGATCATCAACCGCTACCGTCATCCTGAGCAGGTCGGCATCGACCGGCTGCTTGGCTCGCTTGCGGGGCATACGCTCTACGCTAAAGCGCATCACAAACCGTTGATTGCGATCGATCTCGGTACGGCAACAACATTCGATTGCGTTACCGTTGCGGGCGAGTATCTCGGGGGCGTGATCGCCTTGGGCATTGAGTCGAGTGCGAAGCATCTTTCGAGCATTGCAGCCCAGCTTCCCCCTGTCGATCTTACGTTTCCCGAGCACGCACTCGGACGCTCAACGATGGAGAGCATGCAATCCGGGATCCTCTATGGCGCTGTAGATGCTATCGAGGGCATGATCCGTCGATTAACGACGGATGGCTTTGGCGGAGGCACACCGGTGGTTGTCGCGACTGGCGGGCTCGCACATTTGCTTCGAGGACACACGACCATCATCGATCATATCGATAGCGCACTCGTTCTTCGTGGGATCGCTCTCACATATTCTTCACTATGA
- the rfaE1 gene encoding D-glycero-beta-D-manno-heptose-7-phosphate kinase has protein sequence MLSQTFLESLEGAFSKARIAVVGDLMLDRYLFGSVSRISPEAPVPVLDIHRDEARLGGAANVGHNIHTLGATPVLIGVVGKDGKGERVRKLLQEIGLSTEGVISDSSRPTTVKTRVVAGSQQMLRIDHEKKHPVHESVEDEIFGILATQIGTLDGIILEDYNKGVLSTKLIRKIVELANTNNVPVFVDPKHDNFFEFKRVTVFKPNKKEIEDALGTKLSSEEQILRAGFKLLEMLQAENVLLTLSERGMLLFEDGEKEPFSIPTRARQVADVSGAGDTVIATLAVAKACGASVREAAMIANRAAGLVVEELGIVPIYKKQLFEALYEDVNSEA, from the coding sequence ATGCTATCACAGACCTTTTTAGAATCGCTCGAGGGGGCGTTTTCGAAGGCGCGGATCGCCGTGGTGGGCGATCTGATGCTCGACCGCTACCTCTTCGGATCCGTCTCGCGCATTTCGCCCGAAGCGCCGGTGCCGGTGCTCGATATTCATCGCGACGAAGCCCGCCTCGGCGGCGCGGCGAACGTCGGGCATAATATCCATACGCTCGGCGCGACGCCGGTGCTGATCGGTGTCGTCGGCAAAGACGGTAAAGGCGAACGGGTACGCAAGCTATTGCAAGAGATCGGTCTCTCGACCGAAGGTGTGATCTCGGACTCCAGCCGCCCGACGACCGTCAAGACGCGCGTCGTTGCCGGATCGCAACAGATGCTGCGCATCGATCACGAGAAGAAGCATCCGGTGCATGAGAGTGTCGAGGACGAGATCTTCGGGATCCTTGCTACGCAGATCGGTACGCTCGATGGTATCATCCTCGAGGATTACAACAAAGGTGTCTTGTCAACGAAGCTCATCCGAAAGATCGTTGAGCTTGCGAACACGAATAACGTCCCGGTGTTCGTCGATCCGAAGCATGATAATTTCTTCGAGTTCAAACGCGTGACGGTCTTCAAGCCGAACAAGAAGGAGATCGAAGATGCGCTCGGCACGAAGCTCTCGAGCGAGGAGCAGATATTACGAGCAGGCTTCAAGCTGCTCGAGATGCTACAGGCCGAAAACGTCCTATTAACGCTGAGTGAACGCGGCATGCTGCTTTTCGAAGACGGTGAAAAGGAGCCGTTCTCGATCCCGACGCGTGCACGTCAGGTTGCCGATGTCTCGGGTGCAGGCGATACGGTCATCGCGACGCTTGCTGTTGCGAAGGCCTGCGGCGCAAGCGTTCGCGAAGCGGCAATGATCGCAAACCGTGCGGCAGGTCTCGTTGTGGAAGAGCTCGGCATCGTGCCGATTTATAAGAAGCAGTTGTTCGAGGCGCTCTACGAGGACGTGAACTCGGAGGCGTAG
- a CDS encoding NAD(P)/FAD-dependent oxidoreductase, with protein MTPDMIYDVIIVGGSYSGLAAAMALGRASRRVLVIDSKKPCNRQTPHSHNFLTHDGAPPAQIAAIAREQVEQYSTVEFVTGVAIAGAITPHGVRIGIASGRSFDAKKLIFATGIVDEMPDIPGFAECWGISVLHCPYCHGYEVRNENTGILANGDAAFEFATLLSQWTNELTVFTNGASTLSPERSATLERHGIRIDESEIDSLQHIDGHLQTMIFKNGTATTLKALYSRRPFRQHCTIAETLGCELTDQGYLKIDATQQTTIRGIYASGDNTTPMRTVANAVATGTAAGMHVNKELIHEAF; from the coding sequence ATGACACCTGACATGATATACGACGTGATCATCGTCGGAGGAAGCTACAGCGGACTTGCGGCTGCAATGGCGTTGGGCCGAGCATCGAGGCGAGTGCTCGTCATCGACAGCAAGAAGCCCTGCAACCGCCAGACGCCGCACTCGCACAACTTCCTTACGCACGACGGCGCACCGCCGGCCCAGATCGCAGCGATCGCCAGAGAACAGGTCGAGCAATACAGCACCGTCGAGTTCGTCACCGGCGTGGCGATCGCCGGAGCCATCACACCGCATGGTGTTCGGATCGGCATTGCATCGGGACGATCGTTCGATGCGAAGAAACTGATCTTTGCGACCGGCATCGTCGACGAGATGCCCGACATTCCGGGCTTCGCCGAATGCTGGGGCATCTCCGTTCTGCATTGCCCATACTGCCACGGCTACGAAGTGCGCAACGAGAACACCGGCATCCTTGCCAACGGGGACGCTGCGTTCGAGTTCGCTACGTTGCTCTCACAGTGGACGAACGAGCTGACGGTCTTTACCAACGGTGCGTCAACGCTGTCGCCCGAGCGATCGGCAACGCTCGAACGTCACGGCATCCGCATCGACGAATCGGAGATCGATTCGCTTCAACATATTGACGGACATCTGCAGACCATGATCTTCAAGAACGGAACGGCAACAACGCTGAAGGCACTGTACTCACGCAGACCATTTCGCCAACATTGCACGATCGCTGAGACATTAGGCTGCGAGCTGACGGATCAAGGCTACCTCAAGATCGACGCGACGCAGCAAACAACGATCCGCGGCATCTACGCCAGTGGCGACAATACCACCCCGATGCGTACCGTAGCGAACGCTGTCGCCACCGGGACCGCCGCAGGAATGCACGTCAACAAAGAGCTCATCCATGAAGCGTTCTAA
- a CDS encoding hemerythrin domain-containing protein — MRHPALVPLSHDHHEALLVALRLKKGGPSSPRDTLWPISPLDQAAALLRFAEHELLVHFEIEETLLFPLVSSDEGKATVNRLLAEHDHMRNALGRLDTITDEGAVMAALADFGAVLEAHVRTEERILFPMIEQAIEAGEMSVDADGILGRRSSYRG, encoded by the coding sequence ATGAGGCACCCTGCGCTCGTCCCGCTTTCGCATGACCATCACGAAGCCCTGTTAGTGGCGCTTCGGCTGAAGAAAGGCGGCCCCTCCTCACCGCGTGATACATTGTGGCCAATCTCACCATTGGATCAGGCTGCAGCACTGCTCCGCTTTGCCGAACACGAGCTTCTGGTCCATTTCGAGATCGAGGAGACCCTCCTGTTCCCGCTTGTCAGTAGCGATGAGGGGAAGGCCACCGTCAATCGACTTCTTGCGGAGCACGACCACATGCGCAACGCGCTGGGCAGGCTTGATACCATTACGGATGAAGGAGCCGTTATGGCGGCGCTGGCTGATTTCGGGGCGGTGCTCGAGGCGCATGTGCGGACCGAGGAGCGGATCCTCTTCCCGATGATCGAGCAAGCCATCGAGGCAGGGGAGATGTCGGTCGATGCCGATGGCATTTTGGGGCGCCGAAGCAGCTACCGGGGGTAG
- a CDS encoding biotin--[acetyl-CoA-carboxylase] ligase: protein MWNVQTFTELPSTQTLARDLLASGSAKHGDVFVALHQSGGRGQYESRTWHDEPGTNLLLSLVLTDVELSVIDLMQFVTGLSVVSTLRTLLEQRLYHFENDRIRLKWPNDVLLDGKKICGILSEASWVGQTLKGLVIGIGLNVNQELFDRTIAARATSLRNVLGDILKLEDIRDLLLTTLQYTLRAYTDRAKLLGDIRTELGWMSNLEHVSAQQPDGNVLEAIRILGINDRGALHISSADGVNMTLDSATLSYDG, encoded by the coding sequence ATGTGGAATGTCCAGACCTTTACCGAACTGCCGTCAACGCAGACGCTAGCCCGCGATCTGCTCGCCAGCGGATCCGCCAAACATGGCGATGTGTTCGTCGCATTGCATCAGTCGGGCGGTCGCGGCCAATACGAGAGCCGCACCTGGCACGACGAGCCCGGTACGAACCTTTTGCTCTCGCTAGTGCTAACCGACGTGGAGCTATCGGTTATCGATCTGATGCAGTTCGTCACGGGCCTGAGCGTCGTCAGCACATTGCGGACACTCCTCGAGCAGCGGCTCTATCATTTCGAGAACGATCGGATACGATTGAAATGGCCGAACGATGTACTGCTCGATGGGAAAAAGATCTGCGGGATTCTGAGCGAAGCAAGTTGGGTCGGCCAGACGCTCAAAGGACTCGTCATCGGCATCGGTCTGAACGTGAATCAAGAGTTGTTCGATCGTACGATCGCTGCTCGCGCGACCTCACTGCGCAATGTGCTTGGCGATATCCTCAAGCTCGAGGACATCCGCGACCTGCTTCTGACAACGCTGCAATACACGCTTCGGGCATACACCGATCGTGCGAAGCTTCTTGGTGATATTCGAACGGAGCTCGGCTGGATGAGCAACCTCGAACACGTGAGTGCACAGCAGCCGGATGGGAATGTCCTGGAAGCGATCCGTATCCTCGGCATCAACGACCGTGGTGCGTTGCATATTTCCTCTGCAGACGGTGTTAACATGACACTTGATTCGGCAACACTGAGTTACGACGGATGA